The following coding sequences are from one Formosa haliotis window:
- a CDS encoding DUF1697 domain-containing protein, which produces MKTYIALLRGINVSGQKKVPMAMLRELMTGLGFKHVKTYIQSGNVVFQSIETNTVELEQMISKSIVKTFQFEVPVLVKSENEIRTIFEANPFSETEKESSYFTLLKSEPAAQLKAMVSNEVYANEVFVVTDACVYFYSTQSYGKAKCNNNFFERKLNVSATTRNFKTMQKLLSLCSDL; this is translated from the coding sequence ATGAAAACCTATATCGCTTTATTAAGAGGCATAAATGTCTCGGGACAGAAAAAAGTGCCTATGGCTATGTTGCGAGAACTTATGACGGGTTTAGGGTTTAAACATGTGAAAACCTATATCCAAAGTGGGAATGTGGTATTTCAAAGTATAGAAACTAATACTGTTGAGTTGGAACAAATGATTTCTAAAAGTATCGTAAAAACTTTCCAATTTGAAGTGCCTGTATTAGTGAAAAGTGAAAATGAAATTCGGACTATTTTTGAAGCCAACCCATTTTCAGAAACCGAAAAAGAATCAAGTTATTTTACACTTTTAAAATCAGAGCCAGCAGCCCAGTTAAAAGCTATGGTGTCTAATGAAGTCTATGCGAATGAGGTGTTTGTCGTGACTGATGCTTGCGTATATTTTTATTCCACTCAAAGCTATGGTAAGGCAAAATGTAATAATAACTTTTTTGAACGCAAATTAAACGTATCGGCTACAACAAGAAATTTTAAAACGATGCAGAAGTTGTTATCTTTGTGCTCAGATTTATAA
- a CDS encoding deoxyhypusine synthase family protein — protein MSTKGAISNFIEKYYLHFNAAALVDAAKGYEDQLNKGAKMLVSLAGAMSTAELGKIFAEMIRQDKVQIISCTGANLEEDIMNLVAHSHYKRVPNYRDLTPQEEWDLLEKGLNRVTDTCIPEEEAFRRLQEHIFKIWKDAEAKGERYLPHEYMYKMLLSGVLEEYYEIDLKDSWMYAAAEKNLPIICPGWEDSTMGNIFASYVLKGELKASTMKSGIEYMTFLADWYTENSENGIGFFQIGGGIAGDFPICVVPMLYQDMERTDTPFWSYFCQISDSTTSYGSYSGAVPNEKITWGKLDIDTPKFIIESDATIVAPLVFAYLLDM, from the coding sequence ATGAGTACTAAAGGAGCTATTTCAAATTTTATAGAAAAATATTATCTTCACTTTAACGCAGCAGCTTTGGTTGATGCCGCTAAAGGTTACGAAGACCAATTAAATAAAGGTGCTAAAATGTTAGTGTCTCTTGCGGGAGCAATGAGTACAGCAGAGTTAGGAAAGATTTTTGCAGAAATGATTCGTCAAGATAAAGTGCAAATTATATCTTGTACTGGAGCAAATCTTGAAGAAGACATCATGAATTTGGTGGCACATTCACATTATAAACGTGTTCCTAATTACCGCGATTTAACGCCTCAAGAAGAGTGGGATTTGTTAGAAAAGGGCTTAAATCGTGTAACAGATACTTGTATTCCAGAAGAGGAAGCATTTAGACGTTTACAAGAACATATTTTCAAAATCTGGAAAGATGCAGAAGCTAAAGGTGAGCGTTATTTACCGCATGAATATATGTACAAAATGTTGTTGTCTGGAGTGTTAGAAGAGTACTACGAGATCGATTTAAAAGATTCTTGGATGTATGCTGCTGCCGAAAAAAATCTACCTATTATCTGCCCAGGTTGGGAAGATAGTACCATGGGTAACATTTTTGCAAGTTACGTGCTTAAAGGCGAGTTAAAAGCAAGTACCATGAAATCGGGTATAGAATATATGACATTTTTAGCAGATTGGTATACCGAAAATTCTGAAAATGGTATTGGATTCTTCCAGATTGGAGGCGGAATTGCAGGAGATTTTCCAATATGTGTGGTACCTATGTTATATCAAGATATGGAACGTACAGATACACCATTTTGGAGTTATTTCTGTCAGATTTCAGATTCTACAACCAGTTATGGTTCGTATTCTGGAGCTGTACCAAACGAAAAAATCACTTGGGGAAAACTAGATATAGATACCCCGAAATTTATTATAGAGAGTGATGCAACCATAGTTGCACCATTAGTTTTTGCTTATTTATTAGATATGTAA
- a CDS encoding arginine decarboxylase: MNTKYIDLINQSFYFPQEEFKLRNKTLEFHDIDLMKLVEEYGAPLKFTYLPQISNNINRAKGWFARAIEKNNYKGKYNYCYCTKSSHFKHVLNEALKNDIHIETSSAFDIDIVERLKKEGKITDDTYVISNGFKRAQYVTNIARLINNGHKNAIPIIDNYEEIDLLSQEIKGNFNVGIRIASEEEPKFEFYTSRLGIGYKNIVPFYNRQIKDNPKVELKMLHFFINTGIRDNAYYWNELVKCLKVYTALKKICPTLDSLNIGGGFPIKNSLAFEFDYEYMVDEILNQIKAVCDEEEVDVPNIFTEFGSFTVGESGGAIYEVLYQKQQNDREKWNMINSSFITTLPDTWAINKRFVMLPINRWHESYERVLLGGLTCDSDDYYNSEQHMNAIYLPKYNKDKPLYIGFFNTGAYQETIGGFGGLQHCLIPSPKHILINRDEDGNLVKEVFSEQQKSEDLLKILGYNEQ, encoded by the coding sequence ATGAATACTAAATATATTGATCTTATAAATCAATCCTTTTACTTCCCACAGGAAGAATTTAAATTACGAAATAAAACTTTAGAATTTCACGATATCGACTTAATGAAATTGGTAGAAGAATACGGTGCACCTTTAAAATTCACCTATTTGCCTCAAATTTCAAATAATATAAACAGAGCTAAAGGCTGGTTTGCAAGAGCTATTGAAAAAAATAATTATAAAGGCAAGTACAATTACTGTTATTGCACAAAAAGCTCGCATTTTAAACACGTGTTAAACGAAGCTTTAAAAAACGATATTCATATTGAAACGTCTTCTGCTTTCGATATAGATATTGTAGAGCGTTTAAAAAAGGAAGGAAAAATTACCGACGATACCTATGTTATAAGTAATGGGTTTAAACGTGCGCAATATGTTACTAATATTGCACGATTAATAAATAACGGCCATAAAAATGCAATTCCTATTATCGATAACTATGAGGAAATCGACTTATTATCGCAAGAAATTAAAGGTAATTTTAATGTAGGAATTCGTATTGCTTCAGAAGAAGAACCAAAATTCGAGTTTTATACGTCTCGTTTAGGAATTGGATATAAAAACATAGTGCCTTTTTATAATCGTCAGATAAAAGATAACCCGAAAGTAGAGCTTAAAATGCTTCACTTTTTTATCAATACAGGGATTCGCGATAATGCTTACTACTGGAACGAATTAGTAAAATGTTTAAAAGTTTATACGGCATTAAAAAAGATTTGTCCAACATTAGACAGTTTAAATATTGGTGGAGGTTTTCCTATTAAAAACTCGTTAGCTTTCGAATTCGATTACGAATATATGGTTGATGAAATTTTAAACCAGATTAAAGCGGTTTGCGATGAAGAAGAGGTAGATGTTCCAAATATATTTACAGAATTTGGTAGCTTTACCGTAGGTGAAAGTGGAGGGGCTATTTACGAAGTCTTATATCAAAAGCAACAAAATGACCGTGAAAAATGGAATATGATTAATTCATCTTTCATTACAACCCTACCAGATACTTGGGCTATAAATAAACGTTTTGTTATGTTGCCTATTAACCGCTGGCACGAAAGTTACGAGCGTGTATTATTAGGTGGTTTAACTTGCGATAGCGACGATTATTACAATAGCGAACAGCATATGAATGCCATTTATTTGCCAAAGTATAATAAAGATAAGCCTTTGTATATAGGGTTCTTTAATACAGGTGCATACCAAGAAACTATAGGTGGCTTTGGCGGTTTACAACACTGTTTAATTCCGTCGCCAAAACATATATTAATTAACAGAGACGAGGACGGAAACCTTGTTAAAGAAGTATTTAGCGAACAACAAAAAAGTGAAGACTTACTTAAAATATTAGGTTACAATGAGCAGTAA
- the speB gene encoding agmatinase: MSSKTYAGIPQEYAKLETSKIVLIPVPYDGTSTWQKGADKGPEAFLNASENMETYDIETATEVYQQGVFLADAVTENSSPEAMVEAVHKTTKHFIKKNKFVTLFGGEHSISIGSIRAFNECFDNLTVLHIDAHADLRKSYQGSACNHACAVYEASQTTNLIQVGIRSMDVKETTVLDPEKTYFAHELATNEFWIDSAIDQMTDNVFITFDLDAFDPSILPSTGTPEPGGLFWYETLDFLKKVFTEKNVVGFDIVELCPNKIEKSSDFLAAKLYYKMLSYKFMGENVEDDYDNTYESKAQKNNVTKFNDDEY; this comes from the coding sequence ATGAGCAGTAAAACTTATGCTGGAATTCCTCAAGAATATGCAAAATTAGAAACTTCTAAAATTGTATTAATTCCAGTGCCATACGACGGAACAAGCACATGGCAAAAAGGAGCAGATAAAGGGCCAGAAGCCTTTTTAAATGCTTCAGAAAACATGGAAACTTACGATATAGAAACAGCAACCGAAGTTTACCAACAAGGTGTTTTTTTAGCCGATGCTGTTACCGAAAATAGTTCGCCAGAAGCCATGGTAGAGGCGGTGCACAAAACCACAAAACACTTTATAAAAAAGAATAAGTTTGTAACACTTTTTGGAGGAGAGCATTCTATTTCTATTGGTTCTATCCGGGCCTTTAACGAGTGTTTCGATAATTTAACCGTGTTACATATCGATGCGCATGCCGATTTACGTAAAAGCTATCAAGGTTCTGCCTGCAACCATGCTTGCGCGGTTTACGAGGCTAGCCAGACCACCAATTTAATTCAAGTTGGTATCCGTTCTATGGATGTTAAAGAAACCACGGTTTTAGATCCCGAAAAAACGTACTTTGCACATGAGTTAGCAACTAACGAGTTTTGGATAGATAGTGCTATCGATCAAATGACAGATAATGTATTTATAACTTTCGATTTAGATGCATTCGATCCGTCTATATTGCCAAGTACGGGTACACCAGAGCCAGGAGGCTTATTTTGGTATGAAACCTTAGACTTTTTAAAGAAAGTTTTTACAGAAAAAAACGTAGTAGGATTCGACATCGTAGAGCTTTGTCCGAATAAAATTGAAAAATCTTCAGATTTTCTTGCTGCAAAATTGTATTATAAAATGTTGAGTTATAAATTTATGGGTGAAAACGTAGAAGACGATTACGATAACACTTACGAAAGTAAAGCTCAAAAAAATAACGTTACTAAATTTAATGATGATGAGTACTAA
- a CDS encoding diphosphomevalonate/mevalonate 3,5-bisphosphate decarboxylase family protein translates to MTEQQFIPQTYSNDIFNGSVAWESPSNIALIKYWGKKQDQIPENPSISFTLNNCKTTTVLTYAKKENAEDFDFKVFLDGEHKPDFEPKIETFFKRIEVYVPFLKLFQFKIETTNTFPHSSGIASSASGMSALALCLMSIEKELQPEMTSEFFNKKASFLARLGSGSACRSIEGDLIVWGENETVQGSSDLFGVKYPYEVHDNFKHYQDTILLVDKGEKQVSSTVGHNLMHGHPFAKQRFMQAHENLSTLKTILKSGDLDAFISLVESEALTLHAMMMTSMPYFILMKPNTLEVINKIWAFRKRTGLHIGFTLDAGANVHILYPKEEKDAILDFIKTDLKGHCQNGQFICDEIGFGAKQLIINN, encoded by the coding sequence ATGACCGAACAACAATTTATTCCTCAGACTTATTCAAACGACATATTTAATGGAAGCGTGGCTTGGGAGTCCCCAAGTAATATAGCGCTTATAAAATATTGGGGAAAAAAGCAGGATCAGATTCCTGAAAACCCATCGATTAGTTTCACTTTAAATAATTGTAAAACAACTACGGTTTTAACTTATGCAAAGAAAGAAAATGCAGAAGATTTTGATTTTAAAGTGTTTTTAGATGGGGAGCATAAACCTGATTTTGAACCGAAAATTGAAACCTTTTTTAAACGCATTGAAGTTTATGTGCCATTTTTGAAATTGTTTCAATTTAAAATTGAAACAACTAATACTTTTCCACATAGTTCAGGAATAGCGTCGTCGGCTTCAGGAATGAGTGCCTTAGCCTTATGTTTAATGAGTATAGAAAAGGAGCTTCAACCAGAAATGACATCAGAATTTTTCAATAAAAAAGCATCGTTTTTAGCACGTTTAGGTTCTGGAAGCGCCTGCAGAAGTATTGAAGGCGATTTGATTGTTTGGGGCGAAAATGAAACTGTTCAGGGAAGTTCAGATTTGTTTGGCGTGAAATATCCTTATGAGGTTCATGATAATTTTAAACATTATCAGGATACTATTTTGTTGGTCGATAAAGGAGAAAAGCAGGTAAGTAGCACGGTTGGACATAATTTAATGCATGGACATCCGTTTGCGAAACAACGTTTTATGCAAGCTCATGAAAACCTTTCTACATTAAAAACGATTTTAAAATCTGGTGATTTAGATGCGTTTATTTCGCTGGTAGAAAGTGAAGCCTTAACCTTGCATGCCATGATGATGACCAGTATGCCGTATTTTATACTTATGAAACCTAATACTTTAGAAGTTATTAATAAAATTTGGGCATTTAGAAAACGTACGGGTTTACATATTGGTTTTACTTTAGATGCTGGAGCAAATGTGCATATTTTGTATCCGAAAGAGGAAAAAGATGCGATACTCGATTTTATCAAAACGGACCTAAAGGGGCATTGCCAAAACGGTCAGTTTATTTGCGATGAAATAGGTTTTGGAGCGAAACAGCTGATAATTAACAATTGA
- a CDS encoding geranylgeranylglycerol-phosphate geranylgeranyltransferase — translation MFSRKHKHILLKFFSMFSVVRGYNVLMVVVAQYVTAVYILAHDKPVRAVVFDLNLFMLVLASSATIAGGYIINNFYDSEKDLINRPNKSMLDRLVSQNTKLSLYFVLNFLAVVMASYVSFKAVVFFTLYIFSIWLYSHKLKKLPFVGNLTSAVLTITPFFAIFMYYKNFEHVIFVHATYLFLIISMRELTKDLETIPGDLAQGYKTIPIAYGEKYSKIMLTVLALLTLVPVYFLLTKYNIGHMYYFFYATMFLLAIFLVLLWNSNSKKHYLILHNILKFIILSGVLSVLLIDVNVVLNRLF, via the coding sequence ATGTTCTCTAGGAAGCATAAACATATTTTATTGAAATTTTTCAGTATGTTTTCTGTAGTTCGTGGCTATAATGTGCTTATGGTTGTTGTGGCGCAATACGTTACAGCTGTTTATATTTTAGCACATGATAAACCAGTGAGAGCGGTTGTTTTCGATCTTAATTTATTTATGCTAGTCCTGGCTTCTTCGGCCACTATTGCTGGTGGTTATATCATCAATAATTTTTACGATTCAGAAAAAGATTTAATAAACAGGCCAAATAAATCGATGTTAGATCGCTTGGTAAGTCAGAATACGAAATTGTCCTTGTATTTTGTCCTTAATTTTTTAGCCGTTGTTATGGCCAGCTATGTGTCGTTTAAAGCAGTGGTCTTTTTTACTTTATATATTTTTTCTATTTGGTTGTATTCGCATAAACTTAAAAAATTGCCTTTTGTTGGGAATTTAACTTCGGCCGTTTTAACCATAACTCCATTCTTTGCCATTTTTATGTATTACAAAAATTTCGAACATGTAATTTTTGTACATGCCACTTATCTTTTTCTAATCATTTCCATGCGGGAGTTAACCAAAGATTTGGAAACGATTCCAGGCGATTTAGCACAAGGCTATAAAACAATTCCTATAGCTTACGGCGAAAAATATTCAAAAATAATGCTTACAGTTTTGGCCTTGTTAACATTAGTGCCTGTTTACTTTTTACTAACAAAATACAACATTGGGCATATGTATTACTTTTTTTATGCGACCATGTTTTTACTGGCTATATTCTTGGTTTTACTTTGGAATTCTAATTCTAAAAAACATTACTTAATACTGCATAATATTTTAAAATTCATAATTCTTTCTGGTGTTTTAAGTGTGCTTTTAATTGATGTAAATGTGGTGTTAAACCGACTTTTTTAA
- a CDS encoding pseudouridine synthase, whose product MSRQQGGSKKGKASGRGTNNTRSTSYARGNAPIKKKVATSEPKTPNKKSNPDEIRLNKYIANSGICSRRDADMHISTGLVSVNGKIVTEMGYKVKLNDEVRFDGGRVNPEKKAYVLLNKPKGFATTTSEGKGRTVMDLVANATTSRIKPIGRLGRNSLGLILFTNDEDIAKKFTNSKNGVPRLFHIELNKNLKHEDFKKIQDGFKIEGKLVAVEEISYIDKASKKEIGLKIKNTGSTIIRSIFDYLKYDIEKIDCVSIGQLTKKDIPRGHWKHLTEQEVISLKML is encoded by the coding sequence ATGAGCAGACAACAAGGTGGCAGTAAAAAAGGAAAGGCTTCAGGACGTGGAACAAATAATACACGAAGTACAAGTTATGCAAGAGGAAATGCACCTATTAAAAAGAAGGTGGCAACAAGCGAGCCTAAAACACCCAATAAAAAATCGAATCCGGACGAAATCCGTTTAAATAAGTACATTGCGAATTCGGGCATTTGCTCGCGTCGCGATGCCGATATGCACATTTCTACAGGGTTGGTTTCTGTAAATGGTAAAATTGTAACCGAAATGGGGTATAAGGTGAAGTTAAACGACGAGGTTCGTTTTGATGGAGGTAGAGTAAATCCAGAGAAAAAAGCTTACGTTTTACTAAACAAACCTAAAGGATTTGCTACCACTACTAGTGAAGGTAAAGGCCGTACTGTAATGGATTTAGTGGCCAATGCAACCACTTCAAGAATTAAGCCAATTGGACGTTTAGGAAGAAACTCCTTAGGGTTAATCTTATTTACGAACGATGAAGATATTGCTAAAAAATTCACGAATTCTAAAAATGGTGTTCCAAGATTGTTTCATATAGAATTGAATAAAAACTTGAAACACGAAGATTTTAAGAAAATTCAAGACGGTTTTAAAATTGAAGGAAAGCTAGTCGCGGTAGAAGAAATTAGTTATATCGATAAAGCCTCTAAAAAAGAGATTGGCTTAAAAATTAAAAATACAGGTAGTACTATTATCCGTTCTATTTTTGATTATTTAAAATACGACATCGAAAAGATTGATTGCGTTAGTATTGGGCAGCTTACTAAAAAGGATATTCCTCGTGGACACTGGAAACACTTAACAGAACAAGAAGTTATTAGTCTCAAAATGTTGTAA